A window from Ictalurus furcatus strain D&B chromosome 16, Billie_1.0, whole genome shotgun sequence encodes these proteins:
- the LOC128619966 gene encoding hydroxycarboxylic acid receptor 2-like, which produces MSNSTVCCAFESPILDQVLPPVLFIEFIFGLTGNILALCMFAFHMESWKPNSIYLAHLAVADSMVLFCLPFRADYYRRHKDWVHGDTFCRILLFLLAANRAAGIFFLTAVAVDRYLKIVHPLNRINRMDLRYATGVSAGMWAMIIAMTAYLLGSPHFDKFGNRTQCESFNICMGSNPLSNWHNAFYVIQFCVPTIIVVFCTACITWQLKNKTMDTTGKIKRAVQFIFIVAMVFIICFFPSTASRVAVWILKVWYTECSDFSEANLAFYTSVCFTYFNSVLNPLVYYFSTPAFSGTLENLVLKLRGKKTGSILTTVTQD; this is translated from the coding sequence ATGTCGAACTCCACGGTTTGTTGTGCTTTTGAGTCCCCCATCCTGGACCAAGTCCTCCCCCCTGTCCTTTTCATAGAGTTCATTTTCGGCCTCACGGGGAACATTTTAGCCCTCTGCATGTTTGCCTTCCACATGGAGAGCTGGAAGCCCAACTCCATCTACCTGGCACACTTGGCTGTAGCAGACTCCATGGTGCTCTTCTGTTTGCCGTTCAGAGCCGACTACTACCGCAGGCACAAGGACTGGGTTCACGGGGATACCTTCTGCCGCATCCTGCTCTTCCTCCTTGCAGCCAACAGGGCAGCAGGTATTTTCTTTCTCACAGCGGTGGCGGTGGACCGCTACCTGAAGATCGTCCACCCGCTCAACCGTATCAATCGCATGGACCTGAGGTATGCTACGGGGGTGTCTGCAGGCATGTGGGCAATGATAATAGCCATGACGGCTTACCTGCTTGGCTCACCACACTTCGACAAGTTCGGCAACCGCACCCAATGCGAGAGCTTCAACATATGCATGGGCAGCAACCCGCTTTCAAACTGGCACAATGCTTTCTACGTGATCCAGTTCTGTGTGCCCACAATCATAGTCGTCTTCTGTACAGCCTGCATTACATGGCAGCTGAAAAACAAGACGATGGACACCACGGGCAAAATCAAGAGGGCCGTTCAGTTCATTTTCATTGTTGCTATGGTCTTCATCATTTGTTTCTTTCCGAGTACTGCCTCACGGGTCGCTGTTTGGATATTGAAGGTCTGGTACACAGAGTGTTCAGACTTCAGTGAGGCGAATCTGGCTTTTTACACTTCAGTCTGCTTCACCTATTTCAACAGCGTCCTCAACCCTCTGGTATACTATTTCTCCACTCCAGCATTCAGTGGGACCTTAGAGAACCTTGTTTTGAAACTCAGAGGGAAGAAAACAGGCAGCATTCTGACGACGGTAACGCAAGATTAA
- the denr gene encoding density-regulated protein — translation MAATETAELGSPGNKVDRADGDAKYPLKVLYCGVCSLPTEYCEYMPEPAKCRQWLEKNFPDMFARMTMGNAPKQETGGGGGGGGGGGGGMGGEVPLAGEEEEKKKQKRGGRGQIKQKKKTVPQKVTIAKIPRAKKKYVTRVCGLATFDIDLKEAQRFFAQKFSCGASVTAEDEIIIQGDFTDDIIDVIQEKWPEVDDDSIDDLGEVKK, via the exons atggctgctacCGAGACTGCAGAGTTAGGCTCTCCGGGGAACAAAGTGGATCGGGCTGATGGGGATGCAAAGTACCCGCTGAAAGTGCTTTACTGTGGAG TATGTTCCTTGCCTACAGAG TACTGTGAGTACATGCCCGAGCCAGCAAAATGCAGACAGTGGCTTGAGAAGAATTTTCCAGACATGTTTGCTAGAATGACTATGG GAAATGCACCCAAGCAGGaaacaggaggaggaggtggaggaggaggaggtggtggtggtggaatgGGCGGAGAGGTGCCACTTGctggagaggaagaagagaagaagaagcagaaacgAG GTGGCAGAGGTCAAAtcaaacagaagaagaagaccgTTCCTCAGAAAGTCACGATAGCAAAAATTCCACGTGCTAAGAAAAAATATGTCACCCGAGTGTGTGGCTTGGCCACCTTTG ACATAGATCTTAAAGAGGCTCAGAGATTCTTTGCTCAGAAGTTCTCCTGCGGTGCCTCAGTGACAGCAGAGGACGAAATCATCATTCAGGGAGACTTTACAGATGACATAATTGATGTCATCCAGGAGAAGTGGCCTGAG GTGGACGACGACAGCATCGACGACCTCGGAGAAGTCAAGAAATGA
- the ccdc62 gene encoding coiled-coil domain-containing protein 62 isoform X5 produces MCKATVLACEAKMDEDGGKDKFKSKGFGNSLMSTNGFLLDPWHSTPVKKHTDEGSMARWTAKSTSNNSASQQSSLSVMQGSRIQISDLEMTTIQKQRMELQLLVAELKDRDQELNSMAAAHHRQLQVWEQDRQRVLTLKQRCARLDDELQKRNEVIRAIIKRLKMAEVREQDSLRELSSIQQRVQELSQRQQHSRQHHEDMEEKNRSLNSSILTLSSQLGQFQVHEEELSSMLKLKDKDLTEATNHILGLTDRLRESEFSLKECQSRESKMSQEAEEYKRRFREAKCQNAQLKDELQEKTLENNSQKEELIRLRQENQLLRKQLALTDEGESWKDELLALARSKQERTESELLCLRQVCEHQQNDLQLLKLNLESTREALMQYESQRSLVSPGDVTCVYVDCSTPLPQRTTTNPGLVEDTALSKQQEAFTSSTCRLQRLLAESQQMVASLELSSGKPLSRPQSTPNHSASPVLSSTSHSNSSNCILNDGHNNTESHDQFQSPNNSQDETRDGSQIHSIGNSQETVEYSQ; encoded by the exons ATGTGCAAGGCCACAGTTCTAGCTTGTGAAGCCAAAATGGATGAAGATGGAGGGAAAGACAAGTTTAAGTCAAAAGGATTTGGGAACAGTTTGATGTCTACAAATG gttttctGTTGGACCCCTGGCACAGCACTCCTGTGAAAAAG CACACAGATGAAGGCAGCATGGCAAGATGGACTGCGAAGAGCACCTCTAATAACTCTGCCAGTCAGCAGTCATCTCTCTCAGTTATGCAGGGGTCTCGG ATTCAAATAAGCGATCTGGAGATGACAACCATCCAAAAGCAGCGGATGGAGCTACAGCTCCTCGTAGCAGAGCTGAAGGATCGTGATCAGGAGCTCAACAGCATGGCTGCAGCTCATCACAGACAGCTGCAGGTCTGGGAGCAGGACCGCCAGAGAGTACTGACTCTGAAGCAGAGGTGTGCACGCCTTGACG ATGAGCTGCAGAAGCGGAACGAGGTGATACGAGCCATTATCAAGCGCTTAAAGATGGCAGAGGTGCGAGAACAGGACAGCCTCAGGGAGCTCAGCAGCATCCAGCAGCGGGTACAGGAGCTCAGCCAGAGACAACAGCATAGCAGACAACACCATGAAGACATGGAG GAGAAAAATCGGAGTCTGAACTCGAGCATCCTGACTCTCTCATCCCAGCTTGGCCAGTTTCAGGTTCATGAGGAAGAGCTTAGCTCCATGCTCAAACTTAAG GACAAAGATCTGACGGAAGCCACGAACCACATATTAGGTCTAACCGATCGGCTACGGGAATCTGAGTTCTCGCTAAAGGAGTGCCAGTCTCGCGAGAGCAAAATGTCACAGGAAGCGGAAGAGTACAAGCGCCGCTTCAGAGAGGCCAAATGTCAAAACGCTCAACTGAAAG ATGAGCTTCAAGAGAAGACTCTAGAGAACAACAGTCAGAAAGAGGAGCTCATTCGGCTTAGACAAGAGAATCAGCTGCTAAGGAAACAACTGGCACTCACAG ATGAGGGTGAAAGCTGGAAGGATGAGCTACTTGCGCTCGCACGATCAAAACAAGAGCGCACAGAGTCTGAGCTTCTCTGCCTGCGACAG GTGTGTGAGCACCAGCAGAACGACCTACAGCTCTTGAAGCTCAACCTAGAGTCCACTAGAGAGGCTCTAATGCAGTATGAAAGTCAAAGGTCACTTGTAAG TCCAGGGGATGTgacttgtgtgtatgtggactGTTCTACACCATTACCACAGAGGACAACGACGAACCCTGGACTTGTAGAGGACACAGCACTCAGCAAACAG CAGGAGGCGTTCACCTCATCCACGTGTCGCTTGCAGCGCTTACTGGCGGAGTCACAGCAAATGGTGGCCAGTCTGGAACTCTCTTCTGGAAAACCTCTAAGCCGTCCCCAGAGCACTCCAAATCACAGCGCAAGTCCAGTCCTGAGTTCCACTTCACACAGTAACTCTTCAAACTGTATCCTCAATGATGGCCATAACAATACCGAGAGTCACGACCAGTTCCAGTCCCCCAATAACAGCCAAGACGAAACAAGG GATGGCTCCCAAATACACAGCATCGGCAATTCACAGGAAACCGTGGAATATAGTCAGTAG
- the ccdc62 gene encoding coiled-coil domain-containing protein 62 isoform X4, with translation MCKATVLACEAKMDEDGGKDKFKSKGFGNSLMSTNGFLLDPWHSTPVKKHTDEGSMARWTAKSTSNNSASQQSSLSVMQGSRIQISDLEMTTIQKQRMELQLLVAELKDRDQELNSMAAAHHRQLQVWEQDRQRVLTLKQRCARLDDELQKRNEVIRAIIKRLKMAEVREQDSLRELSSIQQRVQELSQRQQHSRQHHEDMEEKNRSLNSSILTLSSQLGQFQVHEEELSSMLKLKDKDLTEATNHILGLTDRLRESEFSLKECQSRESKMSQEAEEYKRRFREAKCQNAQLKDELQEKTLENNSQKEELIRLRQENQLLRKQLALTDEGESWKDELLALARSKQERTESELLCLRQVCEHQQNDLQLLKLNLESTREALMQYESQRSLVSPGDVTCVYVDCSTPLPQRTTTNPGLVEDTALSKQQQEAFTSSTCRLQRLLAESQQMVASLELSSGKPLSRPQSTPNHSASPVLSSTSHSNSSNCILNDGHNNTESHDQFQSPNNSQDETRDGSQIHSIGNSQETVEYSQ, from the exons ATGTGCAAGGCCACAGTTCTAGCTTGTGAAGCCAAAATGGATGAAGATGGAGGGAAAGACAAGTTTAAGTCAAAAGGATTTGGGAACAGTTTGATGTCTACAAATG gttttctGTTGGACCCCTGGCACAGCACTCCTGTGAAAAAG CACACAGATGAAGGCAGCATGGCAAGATGGACTGCGAAGAGCACCTCTAATAACTCTGCCAGTCAGCAGTCATCTCTCTCAGTTATGCAGGGGTCTCGG ATTCAAATAAGCGATCTGGAGATGACAACCATCCAAAAGCAGCGGATGGAGCTACAGCTCCTCGTAGCAGAGCTGAAGGATCGTGATCAGGAGCTCAACAGCATGGCTGCAGCTCATCACAGACAGCTGCAGGTCTGGGAGCAGGACCGCCAGAGAGTACTGACTCTGAAGCAGAGGTGTGCACGCCTTGACG ATGAGCTGCAGAAGCGGAACGAGGTGATACGAGCCATTATCAAGCGCTTAAAGATGGCAGAGGTGCGAGAACAGGACAGCCTCAGGGAGCTCAGCAGCATCCAGCAGCGGGTACAGGAGCTCAGCCAGAGACAACAGCATAGCAGACAACACCATGAAGACATGGAG GAGAAAAATCGGAGTCTGAACTCGAGCATCCTGACTCTCTCATCCCAGCTTGGCCAGTTTCAGGTTCATGAGGAAGAGCTTAGCTCCATGCTCAAACTTAAG GACAAAGATCTGACGGAAGCCACGAACCACATATTAGGTCTAACCGATCGGCTACGGGAATCTGAGTTCTCGCTAAAGGAGTGCCAGTCTCGCGAGAGCAAAATGTCACAGGAAGCGGAAGAGTACAAGCGCCGCTTCAGAGAGGCCAAATGTCAAAACGCTCAACTGAAAG ATGAGCTTCAAGAGAAGACTCTAGAGAACAACAGTCAGAAAGAGGAGCTCATTCGGCTTAGACAAGAGAATCAGCTGCTAAGGAAACAACTGGCACTCACAG ATGAGGGTGAAAGCTGGAAGGATGAGCTACTTGCGCTCGCACGATCAAAACAAGAGCGCACAGAGTCTGAGCTTCTCTGCCTGCGACAG GTGTGTGAGCACCAGCAGAACGACCTACAGCTCTTGAAGCTCAACCTAGAGTCCACTAGAGAGGCTCTAATGCAGTATGAAAGTCAAAGGTCACTTGTAAG TCCAGGGGATGTgacttgtgtgtatgtggactGTTCTACACCATTACCACAGAGGACAACGACGAACCCTGGACTTGTAGAGGACACAGCACTCAGCAAACAG CAGCAGGAGGCGTTCACCTCATCCACGTGTCGCTTGCAGCGCTTACTGGCGGAGTCACAGCAAATGGTGGCCAGTCTGGAACTCTCTTCTGGAAAACCTCTAAGCCGTCCCCAGAGCACTCCAAATCACAGCGCAAGTCCAGTCCTGAGTTCCACTTCACACAGTAACTCTTCAAACTGTATCCTCAATGATGGCCATAACAATACCGAGAGTCACGACCAGTTCCAGTCCCCCAATAACAGCCAAGACGAAACAAGG GATGGCTCCCAAATACACAGCATCGGCAATTCACAGGAAACCGTGGAATATAGTCAGTAG
- the ccdc62 gene encoding coiled-coil domain-containing protein 62 isoform X2 encodes MCKATVLACEAKMDEDGGKDKFKSKGFGNSLMSTNGFLLDPWHSTPVKKHTDEGSMARWTAKSTSNNSASQQSSLSVMQGSRIQISDLEMTTIQKQRMELQLLVAELKDRDQELNSMAAAHHRQLQVWEQDRQRVLTLKQRCARLDDELQKRNEVIRAIIKRLKMAEVREQDSLRELSSIQQRVQELSQRQQHSRQHHEDMEEKNRSLNSSILTLSSQLGQFQVHEEELSSMLKLKDKDLTEATNHILGLTDRLRESEFSLKECQSRESKMSQEAEEYKRRFREAKCQNAQLKDELQEKTLENNSQKEELIRLRQENQLLRKQLALTDEGESWKDELLALARSKQERTESELLCLRQVCEHQQNDLQLLKLNLESTREALMQYESQRSLVSDESVAGASCALEHCNHQETEMGASVGESYSNSLVVSKQRENHTIAATISGEYTPVQNICCAVEKQVQICNTPVSGSDGPSAELAPTLLHCCDCSNVEACCSAGTELDFIAVIDYSTDTEDQVLLVDINPNDPQSSCPGDVTCVYVDCSTPLPQRTTTNPGLVEDTALSKQQEAFTSSTCRLQRLLAESQQMVASLELSSGKPLSRPQSTPNHSASPVLSSTSHSNSSNCILNDGHNNTESHDQFQSPNNSQDETRDGSQIHSIGNSQETVEYSQ; translated from the exons ATGTGCAAGGCCACAGTTCTAGCTTGTGAAGCCAAAATGGATGAAGATGGAGGGAAAGACAAGTTTAAGTCAAAAGGATTTGGGAACAGTTTGATGTCTACAAATG gttttctGTTGGACCCCTGGCACAGCACTCCTGTGAAAAAG CACACAGATGAAGGCAGCATGGCAAGATGGACTGCGAAGAGCACCTCTAATAACTCTGCCAGTCAGCAGTCATCTCTCTCAGTTATGCAGGGGTCTCGG ATTCAAATAAGCGATCTGGAGATGACAACCATCCAAAAGCAGCGGATGGAGCTACAGCTCCTCGTAGCAGAGCTGAAGGATCGTGATCAGGAGCTCAACAGCATGGCTGCAGCTCATCACAGACAGCTGCAGGTCTGGGAGCAGGACCGCCAGAGAGTACTGACTCTGAAGCAGAGGTGTGCACGCCTTGACG ATGAGCTGCAGAAGCGGAACGAGGTGATACGAGCCATTATCAAGCGCTTAAAGATGGCAGAGGTGCGAGAACAGGACAGCCTCAGGGAGCTCAGCAGCATCCAGCAGCGGGTACAGGAGCTCAGCCAGAGACAACAGCATAGCAGACAACACCATGAAGACATGGAG GAGAAAAATCGGAGTCTGAACTCGAGCATCCTGACTCTCTCATCCCAGCTTGGCCAGTTTCAGGTTCATGAGGAAGAGCTTAGCTCCATGCTCAAACTTAAG GACAAAGATCTGACGGAAGCCACGAACCACATATTAGGTCTAACCGATCGGCTACGGGAATCTGAGTTCTCGCTAAAGGAGTGCCAGTCTCGCGAGAGCAAAATGTCACAGGAAGCGGAAGAGTACAAGCGCCGCTTCAGAGAGGCCAAATGTCAAAACGCTCAACTGAAAG ATGAGCTTCAAGAGAAGACTCTAGAGAACAACAGTCAGAAAGAGGAGCTCATTCGGCTTAGACAAGAGAATCAGCTGCTAAGGAAACAACTGGCACTCACAG ATGAGGGTGAAAGCTGGAAGGATGAGCTACTTGCGCTCGCACGATCAAAACAAGAGCGCACAGAGTCTGAGCTTCTCTGCCTGCGACAG GTGTGTGAGCACCAGCAGAACGACCTACAGCTCTTGAAGCTCAACCTAGAGTCCACTAGAGAGGCTCTAATGCAGTATGAAAGTCAAAGGTCACTTGTAAG TGACGAGAGTGTAGCAGGGGCAAGTTGTGCTTTAGAACACTGTAACCATCAGGAGACAGAGATGGGAGCGTCGGTAGGAGAGTCCTATAGCAACAGCTTAGTTGTATCCAAACAAAGGGAGAATCACACAATCGCCGCTACTATATCAGGAGAATATACACCTGTTCAGAACATCTGCTGTGCTGTAGAGAAACAAGTGCAGATCTGCAACACCCCAGTCAGTGGCAGTGATGGGCCTTCAGCTGAGCTAGCTCCCACGTTACTCCACTGTTGCGATTGTAGTAATGTCGAAGCTTGCTGTAGCGCTGGAACCGAGTTGGACTTCATAGCCGTCATTGACTACAGCACAGATACAGAGGATCAAGTGCTGCTTGTGGATATTAATCCAAACGACCCACAGTCCTCTTG TCCAGGGGATGTgacttgtgtgtatgtggactGTTCTACACCATTACCACAGAGGACAACGACGAACCCTGGACTTGTAGAGGACACAGCACTCAGCAAACAG CAGGAGGCGTTCACCTCATCCACGTGTCGCTTGCAGCGCTTACTGGCGGAGTCACAGCAAATGGTGGCCAGTCTGGAACTCTCTTCTGGAAAACCTCTAAGCCGTCCCCAGAGCACTCCAAATCACAGCGCAAGTCCAGTCCTGAGTTCCACTTCACACAGTAACTCTTCAAACTGTATCCTCAATGATGGCCATAACAATACCGAGAGTCACGACCAGTTCCAGTCCCCCAATAACAGCCAAGACGAAACAAGG GATGGCTCCCAAATACACAGCATCGGCAATTCACAGGAAACCGTGGAATATAGTCAGTAG
- the ccdc62 gene encoding coiled-coil domain-containing protein 62 isoform X1, whose product MCKATVLACEAKMDEDGGKDKFKSKGFGNSLMSTNGFLLDPWHSTPVKKHTDEGSMARWTAKSTSNNSASQQSSLSVMQGSRIQISDLEMTTIQKQRMELQLLVAELKDRDQELNSMAAAHHRQLQVWEQDRQRVLTLKQRCARLDDELQKRNEVIRAIIKRLKMAEVREQDSLRELSSIQQRVQELSQRQQHSRQHHEDMEEKNRSLNSSILTLSSQLGQFQVHEEELSSMLKLKDKDLTEATNHILGLTDRLRESEFSLKECQSRESKMSQEAEEYKRRFREAKCQNAQLKDELQEKTLENNSQKEELIRLRQENQLLRKQLALTDEGESWKDELLALARSKQERTESELLCLRQVCEHQQNDLQLLKLNLESTREALMQYESQRSLVSDESVAGASCALEHCNHQETEMGASVGESYSNSLVVSKQRENHTIAATISGEYTPVQNICCAVEKQVQICNTPVSGSDGPSAELAPTLLHCCDCSNVEACCSAGTELDFIAVIDYSTDTEDQVLLVDINPNDPQSSCPGDVTCVYVDCSTPLPQRTTTNPGLVEDTALSKQQQEAFTSSTCRLQRLLAESQQMVASLELSSGKPLSRPQSTPNHSASPVLSSTSHSNSSNCILNDGHNNTESHDQFQSPNNSQDETRDGSQIHSIGNSQETVEYSQ is encoded by the exons ATGTGCAAGGCCACAGTTCTAGCTTGTGAAGCCAAAATGGATGAAGATGGAGGGAAAGACAAGTTTAAGTCAAAAGGATTTGGGAACAGTTTGATGTCTACAAATG gttttctGTTGGACCCCTGGCACAGCACTCCTGTGAAAAAG CACACAGATGAAGGCAGCATGGCAAGATGGACTGCGAAGAGCACCTCTAATAACTCTGCCAGTCAGCAGTCATCTCTCTCAGTTATGCAGGGGTCTCGG ATTCAAATAAGCGATCTGGAGATGACAACCATCCAAAAGCAGCGGATGGAGCTACAGCTCCTCGTAGCAGAGCTGAAGGATCGTGATCAGGAGCTCAACAGCATGGCTGCAGCTCATCACAGACAGCTGCAGGTCTGGGAGCAGGACCGCCAGAGAGTACTGACTCTGAAGCAGAGGTGTGCACGCCTTGACG ATGAGCTGCAGAAGCGGAACGAGGTGATACGAGCCATTATCAAGCGCTTAAAGATGGCAGAGGTGCGAGAACAGGACAGCCTCAGGGAGCTCAGCAGCATCCAGCAGCGGGTACAGGAGCTCAGCCAGAGACAACAGCATAGCAGACAACACCATGAAGACATGGAG GAGAAAAATCGGAGTCTGAACTCGAGCATCCTGACTCTCTCATCCCAGCTTGGCCAGTTTCAGGTTCATGAGGAAGAGCTTAGCTCCATGCTCAAACTTAAG GACAAAGATCTGACGGAAGCCACGAACCACATATTAGGTCTAACCGATCGGCTACGGGAATCTGAGTTCTCGCTAAAGGAGTGCCAGTCTCGCGAGAGCAAAATGTCACAGGAAGCGGAAGAGTACAAGCGCCGCTTCAGAGAGGCCAAATGTCAAAACGCTCAACTGAAAG ATGAGCTTCAAGAGAAGACTCTAGAGAACAACAGTCAGAAAGAGGAGCTCATTCGGCTTAGACAAGAGAATCAGCTGCTAAGGAAACAACTGGCACTCACAG ATGAGGGTGAAAGCTGGAAGGATGAGCTACTTGCGCTCGCACGATCAAAACAAGAGCGCACAGAGTCTGAGCTTCTCTGCCTGCGACAG GTGTGTGAGCACCAGCAGAACGACCTACAGCTCTTGAAGCTCAACCTAGAGTCCACTAGAGAGGCTCTAATGCAGTATGAAAGTCAAAGGTCACTTGTAAG TGACGAGAGTGTAGCAGGGGCAAGTTGTGCTTTAGAACACTGTAACCATCAGGAGACAGAGATGGGAGCGTCGGTAGGAGAGTCCTATAGCAACAGCTTAGTTGTATCCAAACAAAGGGAGAATCACACAATCGCCGCTACTATATCAGGAGAATATACACCTGTTCAGAACATCTGCTGTGCTGTAGAGAAACAAGTGCAGATCTGCAACACCCCAGTCAGTGGCAGTGATGGGCCTTCAGCTGAGCTAGCTCCCACGTTACTCCACTGTTGCGATTGTAGTAATGTCGAAGCTTGCTGTAGCGCTGGAACCGAGTTGGACTTCATAGCCGTCATTGACTACAGCACAGATACAGAGGATCAAGTGCTGCTTGTGGATATTAATCCAAACGACCCACAGTCCTCTTG TCCAGGGGATGTgacttgtgtgtatgtggactGTTCTACACCATTACCACAGAGGACAACGACGAACCCTGGACTTGTAGAGGACACAGCACTCAGCAAACAG CAGCAGGAGGCGTTCACCTCATCCACGTGTCGCTTGCAGCGCTTACTGGCGGAGTCACAGCAAATGGTGGCCAGTCTGGAACTCTCTTCTGGAAAACCTCTAAGCCGTCCCCAGAGCACTCCAAATCACAGCGCAAGTCCAGTCCTGAGTTCCACTTCACACAGTAACTCTTCAAACTGTATCCTCAATGATGGCCATAACAATACCGAGAGTCACGACCAGTTCCAGTCCCCCAATAACAGCCAAGACGAAACAAGG GATGGCTCCCAAATACACAGCATCGGCAATTCACAGGAAACCGTGGAATATAGTCAGTAG
- the ccdc62 gene encoding coiled-coil domain-containing protein 62 isoform X3 yields the protein MEIRQHSQTRPLKHTDEGSMARWTAKSTSNNSASQQSSLSVMQGSRIQISDLEMTTIQKQRMELQLLVAELKDRDQELNSMAAAHHRQLQVWEQDRQRVLTLKQRCARLDDELQKRNEVIRAIIKRLKMAEVREQDSLRELSSIQQRVQELSQRQQHSRQHHEDMEEKNRSLNSSILTLSSQLGQFQVHEEELSSMLKLKDKDLTEATNHILGLTDRLRESEFSLKECQSRESKMSQEAEEYKRRFREAKCQNAQLKDELQEKTLENNSQKEELIRLRQENQLLRKQLALTDEGESWKDELLALARSKQERTESELLCLRQVCEHQQNDLQLLKLNLESTREALMQYESQRSLVSDESVAGASCALEHCNHQETEMGASVGESYSNSLVVSKQRENHTIAATISGEYTPVQNICCAVEKQVQICNTPVSGSDGPSAELAPTLLHCCDCSNVEACCSAGTELDFIAVIDYSTDTEDQVLLVDINPNDPQSSCPGDVTCVYVDCSTPLPQRTTTNPGLVEDTALSKQQQEAFTSSTCRLQRLLAESQQMVASLELSSGKPLSRPQSTPNHSASPVLSSTSHSNSSNCILNDGHNNTESHDQFQSPNNSQDETRDGSQIHSIGNSQETVEYSQ from the exons atggaaattagacaacactcgcagactcgtcctctgaag CACACAGATGAAGGCAGCATGGCAAGATGGACTGCGAAGAGCACCTCTAATAACTCTGCCAGTCAGCAGTCATCTCTCTCAGTTATGCAGGGGTCTCGG ATTCAAATAAGCGATCTGGAGATGACAACCATCCAAAAGCAGCGGATGGAGCTACAGCTCCTCGTAGCAGAGCTGAAGGATCGTGATCAGGAGCTCAACAGCATGGCTGCAGCTCATCACAGACAGCTGCAGGTCTGGGAGCAGGACCGCCAGAGAGTACTGACTCTGAAGCAGAGGTGTGCACGCCTTGACG ATGAGCTGCAGAAGCGGAACGAGGTGATACGAGCCATTATCAAGCGCTTAAAGATGGCAGAGGTGCGAGAACAGGACAGCCTCAGGGAGCTCAGCAGCATCCAGCAGCGGGTACAGGAGCTCAGCCAGAGACAACAGCATAGCAGACAACACCATGAAGACATGGAG GAGAAAAATCGGAGTCTGAACTCGAGCATCCTGACTCTCTCATCCCAGCTTGGCCAGTTTCAGGTTCATGAGGAAGAGCTTAGCTCCATGCTCAAACTTAAG GACAAAGATCTGACGGAAGCCACGAACCACATATTAGGTCTAACCGATCGGCTACGGGAATCTGAGTTCTCGCTAAAGGAGTGCCAGTCTCGCGAGAGCAAAATGTCACAGGAAGCGGAAGAGTACAAGCGCCGCTTCAGAGAGGCCAAATGTCAAAACGCTCAACTGAAAG ATGAGCTTCAAGAGAAGACTCTAGAGAACAACAGTCAGAAAGAGGAGCTCATTCGGCTTAGACAAGAGAATCAGCTGCTAAGGAAACAACTGGCACTCACAG ATGAGGGTGAAAGCTGGAAGGATGAGCTACTTGCGCTCGCACGATCAAAACAAGAGCGCACAGAGTCTGAGCTTCTCTGCCTGCGACAG GTGTGTGAGCACCAGCAGAACGACCTACAGCTCTTGAAGCTCAACCTAGAGTCCACTAGAGAGGCTCTAATGCAGTATGAAAGTCAAAGGTCACTTGTAAG TGACGAGAGTGTAGCAGGGGCAAGTTGTGCTTTAGAACACTGTAACCATCAGGAGACAGAGATGGGAGCGTCGGTAGGAGAGTCCTATAGCAACAGCTTAGTTGTATCCAAACAAAGGGAGAATCACACAATCGCCGCTACTATATCAGGAGAATATACACCTGTTCAGAACATCTGCTGTGCTGTAGAGAAACAAGTGCAGATCTGCAACACCCCAGTCAGTGGCAGTGATGGGCCTTCAGCTGAGCTAGCTCCCACGTTACTCCACTGTTGCGATTGTAGTAATGTCGAAGCTTGCTGTAGCGCTGGAACCGAGTTGGACTTCATAGCCGTCATTGACTACAGCACAGATACAGAGGATCAAGTGCTGCTTGTGGATATTAATCCAAACGACCCACAGTCCTCTTG TCCAGGGGATGTgacttgtgtgtatgtggactGTTCTACACCATTACCACAGAGGACAACGACGAACCCTGGACTTGTAGAGGACACAGCACTCAGCAAACAG CAGCAGGAGGCGTTCACCTCATCCACGTGTCGCTTGCAGCGCTTACTGGCGGAGTCACAGCAAATGGTGGCCAGTCTGGAACTCTCTTCTGGAAAACCTCTAAGCCGTCCCCAGAGCACTCCAAATCACAGCGCAAGTCCAGTCCTGAGTTCCACTTCACACAGTAACTCTTCAAACTGTATCCTCAATGATGGCCATAACAATACCGAGAGTCACGACCAGTTCCAGTCCCCCAATAACAGCCAAGACGAAACAAGG GATGGCTCCCAAATACACAGCATCGGCAATTCACAGGAAACCGTGGAATATAGTCAGTAG